In Mycolicibacterium mucogenicum DSM 44124, the following are encoded in one genomic region:
- a CDS encoding NAD(P)/FAD-dependent oxidoreductase, producing MKDALILGGGFAGVWSAASAVRLARSAGSDRLRVRLISAGDDMVIRPRLYERNPDKMRIDLDRLLNPIGVERLNARVESIDAASQTVMAHGADGVLVTASYDRLVLATGSQLKRPAFPGAAHAFNIDTLNAAVALDIHLHHVSQLPPRARYTAVVVGAGFTGLEIATELVGRLRDVAAGQEVRVILVERAKVLGPELGDVPRPVIVDALDTLGVERRLGRTVASATETQVALDDGEVIPAATLIWTVGMSASPLTAQIPAERDRFGRLLVDEYLRVTPTVYAAGDTAAAVADGGHPTIQSCQHAQPMGKYAGHNVAADLLGLPMLPFTADPYSNCIDLGAAGALTTVGWERTVDKEGSEAKAIKHAINTQWIYPPTDSADALLAKAGHFSNSAYAQEIS from the coding sequence ATGAAGGACGCTCTGATACTTGGCGGCGGCTTCGCGGGAGTGTGGAGTGCGGCAAGTGCGGTGCGGCTGGCCCGATCGGCGGGCAGCGATAGGTTGCGGGTGCGGCTGATCAGCGCCGGTGATGACATGGTGATCCGGCCGCGACTTTACGAACGCAATCCGGACAAGATGCGGATCGACCTGGATCGGCTGCTTAACCCTATCGGTGTCGAGCGCCTCAACGCACGGGTGGAGTCCATCGACGCCGCCTCCCAGACTGTGATGGCCCACGGCGCCGATGGCGTGTTGGTGACAGCGTCTTATGACCGGCTGGTGCTGGCCACAGGAAGCCAGCTGAAGCGGCCTGCTTTCCCCGGCGCCGCGCACGCATTCAACATCGACACTCTCAACGCCGCGGTCGCACTTGACATCCATTTGCACCATGTGTCGCAGCTGCCACCACGAGCTCGGTATACGGCGGTCGTGGTCGGTGCCGGTTTCACAGGACTGGAGATCGCCACGGAACTCGTCGGACGGTTACGCGATGTGGCGGCAGGCCAGGAAGTTCGGGTGATCTTGGTGGAGCGCGCCAAGGTTTTGGGTCCTGAGTTGGGAGATGTTCCGCGCCCCGTCATCGTAGACGCTCTCGACACGCTGGGTGTCGAGCGACGCCTGGGCCGCACCGTCGCCTCGGCCACCGAGACACAGGTGGCTCTGGACGATGGTGAGGTGATCCCAGCCGCGACGCTGATCTGGACCGTCGGCATGTCCGCCAGCCCGCTGACGGCACAGATCCCAGCCGAACGTGACCGGTTCGGCCGCCTGCTGGTAGACGAGTACCTGCGCGTGACACCCACCGTCTACGCTGCCGGCGACACCGCTGCCGCCGTTGCCGATGGCGGCCACCCGACCATCCAGAGCTGTCAACACGCGCAGCCGATGGGTAAGTACGCGGGCCACAACGTCGCCGCGGATCTGCTCGGTTTGCCGATGCTTCCGTTCACTGCGGACCCATACAGCAACTGCATCGATCTCGGCGCCGCCGGGGCGTTGACGACGGTGGGCTGGGAACGCACAGTCGACAAGGAAGGCTCCGAAGCCAAAGCGATCAAGCACGCTATCAACACTCAATGGATCTACCCACCCACCGACTCGGCTGACGCGCTGCTCGCGAAGGCCGGCCATTTCAGTAACAGCGCCTATGCACAGGAGATCTCGTGA